One window of the Salvia miltiorrhiza cultivar Shanhuang (shh) unplaced genomic scaffold, IMPLAD_Smil_shh original_scaffold_217, whole genome shotgun sequence genome contains the following:
- the LOC131003505 gene encoding ammonium transporter 3 member 1-like — protein MAVNASAVPQAYQAYTSAAVPDWLNKGDNAWQMISATLVGLQSVPGLVILYGSIVKKKWAVNSAFMALYAFAAVVLCWVIWGYKMSFGEELLPFWGKAGPALGQSFLIGQAKLPATEHHFHNGTVETAMATPYYPMASMVWFQCVFAAITLILVAGSLLGRMNIRAWMMFVPLWLTFSYTVGAFSLWGGGFLFHWGVIDYSGGYVIHLSSGIAGITAAYWVGPRTKVDRERFPPNNVLLMLAGAGLLWMGWAGFNGGDPYSANIDSSMAVLNTNICAATSLLVWTWLDVIFFGKPSVIGAVQGMITGLVCITPGAGLVQGWAAIVMGVLSGSVPWFTMMVVHKKWWVLQSIDDTLGVFHTHAVAGYLGGILTGLFAEPVLCSLFLPVTNSRGSVYGGIQILKQIVGGGFIIGWNILVTSIICVVIGLVVPLRMPEEELLIGDDAVHGEEAYALWGDGEKYDNTKHGATSDDPTPPHKPSSGATQVV, from the exons ATGGCTGTGAATGCCTCCGCCGTGCCGCAGGCGTACCAAGCGTACACGAGCGCCGCCGTGCCCGACTGGCTGAACAAAGGCGACAACGCATGGCAGATGATCTCGGCCACCCTGGTGGGGCTACAGAGCGTGCCGGGGCTGGTGATCCTGTACGGCAGCATCGTGAAGAAGAAGTGGGCCGTGAATTCCGCTTTCATGGCGCTCTACGCCTTCGCCGCCGTGGTCCTGTGCTGGGTGATTTGGGGCTACAAGATGTCGTTCGGTGAGGAGCTCCTCCCCTTCTGGGGCAAGGCCGGCCCCGCCCTCGGCCAGAGCTTCCTCATCGGGCAGGCCAAGCTGCCCGCAACCGAACACCACTTCCACAACGGCACGGTGGAGACGGCCATGGCGACGCCGTACTATCCGATGGCGTCGATGGTGTGGTTCCAGTGCGTGTTCGCGGCCATCACGCTGATCCTGGTGGCGGGGTCGCTGCTGGGGAGGATGAATATCAGGGCGTGGATGATGTTCGTGCCGCTCTGGCTCACCTTCTCCTACACCGTCGGCGCCTTCAGCCTCTGGGGCGGCGGCTTCCTCTTCCACTGGGGTGTCATCGATTACTCCGGCGGCTACGTCATCCATCTCTCCTCCGGGATCGCCGGCATCACCGCTGCTTACTGG GTAGGTCCTCGTACAAAAGTAGACAGAGAGAGATTTCCCCCAAACAACGTGCTGCTGATGCTGGCGGGGGCGGGGCTGCTGTGGATGGGGTGGGCGGGGTTCAACGGCGGCGACCCCTACAGCGCCAACATTGACTCCTCCATGGCGGTGCTCAACACCAACATCTGCGCCGCCACCAGCCTCCTCGTCTGGACGTGGCTCGACGTTATCTTCTTCGGAAAACCCTCCGTCATCGGCGCCGTTCAGGGGATGATCACCGGCCTTGTCTGCATCACTCCCGGTGCAG GGCTTGTTCAAGGGTGGGCAGCCATAGTGATGGGAGTGCTCTCCGGCAGCGTGCCATGGTTCACAATGATGGTGGTCCACAAGAAGTGGTGGGTCCTCCAGTCCATCGACGATACCCTCGGCGTCTTCCACACCCACGCTGTCGCCGGCTACCTCGGCGGCATCCTCACCGGCCTCTTCGCCGAGCCCGTCCTCTGCTCTCTCTTCTTGCCCGTCACCAACTCGCGAGGCAGCGTGTACGGCGGCATCCAGATCCTCAAGCAGATTGTGGGTGGTGGATTTATCATCGGCTGGAACATCCTTGTCACCTCCATCATTTGCGTCGTCATCGGTCTCGTCGTCCCACTGCGTATGCCGGAGGAGGAGCTGCTCATAGGGGACGACGCCGTGCACGGCGAGGAGGCCTATGCTTTGTGGGGCGACGGGGAAAAGTACGATAACACCAAGCATGGCGCCACGTCCGACGATCCCACGCCGCCGCACAAGCCGTCTAGCGGAGCTACGCAGGTGGTTTGA
- the LOC131003506 gene encoding exocyst complex component EXO84A has product MAFSSMQGSIDFDAEMTLSDKLKVFKSNNFDPQSYFHSNSGGMSEKEIRQLCMHLERLKKASAEEMRKSVYANYASFIRTSREISDLEGELVSLKNLLSSRANIIHGIADGVRIESLPDGTDHARDAADLEFEDIEPPKYEKWLSQFMEKIEVLLAERRIDEALAILDEGEVIAEEAKETKSMTTKAILSLEHSLMLNRQKLADQLADATCQASTNGFELRSAVQAMKKIGDGPRAHTLLLKSHQQKLHRNMQSLQPSSTTYGPAYTTALAHLVFSTIAQASNDSLTIFDDEPAFTSELVTWAVNQTLAFAQLIKRNVVATPAASGCLRIVAECIHICLGHSLLLEDRGLALWPTVLNFFRPFLEQALTTTLKKIDLCTTALAASEDWSLCHSPIAGRSWGSTSASMVTSHQKLSNTAHRFHTMIQELCEDIGSLDILHLSEQALESVLQSFNSYVSLLVNALPSSMETENLEGSGRRIVGIAETETQQVALLANAVLLADELLPRATIKLCSTIRGDDPQQNGSDRKNRLPEQRELKKRLQRSVEQLRDSFCRQHALELIVTEDGGVRLSAEMYISMDESKEEPEWFPSPIYQELFAKLTRLSSIASDVFVGRERFATVLLMRLTETVILWFSEDQNFWDEIEGTQRPLGPLGLQQFYLDMEFVILFASQGRYLSRNLHQVMKNVIARAIEAVQANNIDPYSVLPEDEWFADVAQIAIKMMLGQANFDNPDHDIASPTASMSARSVSSIHSHGSQ; this is encoded by the exons GAAATTAGGCAACTGTGCATGCACCTTGAAAGGTTGAAGAAGGCTTCTGCAGAAGAAATGCGGAAAAGTGTCTATGCCAATTATGCTTCTTTTATAAG GACATCAAGAGAGATTTCTGATCTTGAAGGGGAGCTTGTTTCCTTGAAAAACCTCTTGTCGTCAAGAGCAAATATCATCCATGGGATAGCTGATGGAGTTCGGATCGAGTCCTTGCCAGACGGAACTGATCATGCTAGAGATGCTGCAGATTTAGAATTTGAAGACATTGAGCCTCCAAAATATGAGAAGTGGTTGTCACAGTTTATGGAGAAGATTGAGGTCTTATTGGCTGAGAGAAGAATTGATGAAGCTTTGGCAATACTAGACGAAGGCGAGGTTATAGCCGAGGAGGCTAAAGAGACTAAATCAATGACTACCAAAGCAATATTGTCGTTAGAACACTCTCTCATGTTAAACAGGCAAAAATTAGCAGATCAACTAGCTGATGCGACCTGCCAGGCTTCTACCAACGGCTTCGAGCTTCGTTCAGCAGTTCAAGCGATGAAAAAGATCGGAGATGGGCCTCGAGCACATACGTTGCTGCTTAAGTCTCACCAGCAGAAGCTGCATAGAAATATGCAATCCCTACAACCATCTAGCACTACATATGGACCAGCATACACTACTGCACTTGCACACCTTGTTTTCTCGACTATTGCTCAGGCATCCAATGACTCATTGACTATATTTGATGATGAGCCAGCTTTTACATCTGAGCTTGTGACTTGGGCAGTTAATCAGACACTGGCTTTTGCACAACTCATCAAGAGGAACGTTGTGGCGACTCCAGCAGCCTCAGGGTGCCTAAGGATTGTTGCTGAGTGCATTCATATATGTTTGGGGCACTCGTTGCTTCTAGAGGATCGTGGGTTGGCTCTTTGGCCGACTGTTTTAAATTTCTTCAGGCCCTTCTTGGAGCAGGCCCTCACTACGACCTTAAAAAAGATCGATTTATGTACAACTGCACTCGCTGCTTCTGAAGATTGGTCACTTTGTCATTCTCCCATTGCTGGCCGTTCTTGGGGAAGTACTTCGGCTAGCATGGTCACCTCTCACCAGAAGCTCTCAAACACGGCGCACAGATTCCATACAATGATTCAG GAGCTTTGTGAAGATATTGGGTCTCTGGATATCTTGCATTTATCCGAGCAAGCTCTGGAAAGCGTCCTGCAGTCGTTTAACTCGTATGTCAGCTTGCTCGTAAATGCATTGCCTAGTTCCATGGAAACTGAGAACTTGGAGGGCAGTGGAAGAAGAATAGTTGGAATAGCAGAAACTGAAACTCAACAGGTAGCTTTGTTGGCTAATGCAGTGTTGCTGGCGGACGAGCTTCTCCCTCGTGCAACCATCAAGTTGTGTTCCACCATCAGAGGTGATGACCCACAACAAAATGGCTCTGATAGGAAAAACCGCCTTCCCGAGCAAAGAGAGCTGAAGAAAAGGCTCCAACGCTCGGTTGAACAACTCAGAGATAGCTTTTGCCGCCAGCATGCTCTCGAGCTCATAGTCACCGAAGATGGAGGCGTTCGTTTGAGTGCCGAGATGTATATAAGCATGGACGAAAGCAAGGAGGAGCCTGAATGGTTTCCATCTCCTATATACCAG GAACTGTTTGCTAAGTTGACAAGGCTAAGCAGTATTGCATCTGATGTGTTTGTGGGAAGAGAAAGATTTGCAACTGTTCTGTTGATGAGACTCACAGAGACTGTGATCCTATGGTTTTCTGAGGATCAAAACTTTTGGGACGAGATCGAAGGAACGCAGCGGCCGTTAGGCCCTCTGGGGCTTCAACAG TTCTACTTGGATATGGAGTTTGTGATACTTTTTGCATCTCAAGGGCGCTACTTATCCCGAAATCTGCATCAAGTGATGAAGAACGTTATTGCCAGAGCTATTGAAGCAGTTCAAGCAAACAACATTGATCCATATAG TGTACTGCCCGAAGACGAATGGTTTGCTGATGTTGCTCAAATCGCGATAAAAATGATGCTGGGACAAGCCAATTTTGATAACCCGGACCACGATATCGCTAGTCCGACAGCGTCCATGTCAGCAAGATCTGTATCATCTATCCATTCTCATGGAAGTCAATAG